Proteins encoded together in one Diabrotica undecimpunctata isolate CICGRU chromosome 3, icDiaUnde3, whole genome shotgun sequence window:
- the LOC140435476 gene encoding fatty acid-binding protein, liver-like, giving the protein MVLNGKYTVVGEENFANYLSAMGFPYNYVKYSIDIKQDSDKVTVIKSYDGKSKAVVIPLGVEYEETNALGVVVKCMARFDGDILIVQAGDVTKTYTFTPTDGNIVYKSPISSGKLIFKSDQ; this is encoded by the exons atGGTTCTTAATGGAAAATATACCGTGGTTGGAGAAGAAAATTTTGCCAACTATCTCAGCGCAATGG GTTTTCCGTACAATTATGTGAAATACTCAATTGATATTAAACAAGACTCCGATAAAGTGACGGTAATAAAGTCTTATGATGGAAAATCGAAAGCAGTTGTTATTCCTTTGGGCGTAGAATACGAAGAGACTAACGCATTAGGAGTAGTAGTTAAG TGTATGGCTAGATTCGATGGAGATATTCTTATAGTCCAAGCTGGCGATGTTACAAAAACATACACTTTTACCCCCACTGATGGAAATATT GTTTATAAATCGCCCATATCATCCGGAAAACTTATTTTTAAGAGCGACCAATGA